In the Plasmodium sp. gorilla clade G2 genome assembly, chromosome: 12 genome, atatatataataagaataatatgcaagtattataatatctacaatatatatataatatatatattttatgttataataacatttttatgttatttatattttaaatcaattctatatgaaaaattccaattattccaaaaaaaaaaaaaaaaaaataatatatatattaatatatataaatttaatatgaatgatcttttttttatatatataattaaattaatttataaaagaattctcaattcttatatttacatcttattttatatatatatatattttttacatttcaatatattaagtgaaataaataatatataaattattaaaaacatattatatatatatttaatattttataataattcctTTCTTCATTATTCCAGTTCTTAAAATCGCAtgttccctttttttttttccctataattatatattatatatatttatgttttgtttatgattcttatttatataatttaatttttttcttttcttagtataattttttttttcctttcacatatatatataatatatatatatataatatttataaggttaaataaaagaatcttaaatgttatattataaaaaaagtaaaaatatatatatatatatatattttttttttataccttTAAGGTTTAATTTTTTGCTATCCGCCATTTTTCTCTtcttataaaagaaaaatgtataaacccaatttttctttctttttgaatataattatatttatatgtatagatatatatttatatttatttattttataatttatattatattatttgttttttttttttttttttttcttctgtttttcttttttcatttttcttattttcattatttgtttttgtttttgttacAACCATATAAAATAGTTGTATAATtcttctatattatatattttttcattttttttatttttttcctttttttttttttttgtaaaaactatatattattaatatatattatttctatgtgtatataatatattatttctttttattattaattaatatatatgtcagAATCGATCttattgtatataaaaagaaaaagagagAATGCAAGGAgactaaataaaaatgtataaataaaaaatatatatatatatatatatatatatatatgtttgaaaaaaatataatgtgtTCTGATAtgacataataatataatttttttttttttttttttcttggtttgaattcaaaaaaaaaaaagcgaattcattatattttaagtaTCAGTTTGTATATCTCTGTAAAAGGTAGTCCCACCcccaaaaaataaaataaataaataaatatatatatatttttatttatatatatttttatttatatatatttttatttatatatattttattttttttagatgCTATTATTTAAGAAAGTTAATTCAAAAGTCTTgagtataaataattatttacaaaagtaataaaaatatataataaatatattttaagtatatattaacatttgCATATTTTTACGTATggtcatattttttttttttttttttttttgtgtgtgtgaatatattttattacatgttgtttaaaatatttatatttaatttgtttcTTTCGTGTTACAGATATTTAGAATCTAATCAATtcgaaaaaaatttaaaagaagcgttgaataataaaaactatGGAGTGTCTAATAGTCTTCTATATGATTTATCTATATCAACTTATGAcgtaaattattataaaagggTTATGACGGAGGTGTTTAAGGCCATACAAGAGAAGCCATCTAGATGGAGAAGAATATACAAggtaataaatttttatgcatatatatatatatatatatatatatatatatataaatgttatcataaatacatacacacatatatatatatttatatatatatatatttttttttttttttttttttttaagggcCTAAAATTGTGCGAGTATGTTATGAAGAACGGTTGCGAATATTTTATTAGCGACGTTAAAGATAAGGAAGAActcataaaaaaattaacacaCTTTACACACCTTGAAGATTTAAAAGACAAAGGTATCGGGATCAGagatatatcaaataatatcTTAAGATTATTgaaagataataaatatttaaaaaatgaaagaataGAAGCAGCAAAATATGCAAATATTTGTACTAATATAGAATCGAAGCCTATAGAAAAGAAAGGTTTCTTTTCTaatagaaagaaaaaaaaacataaaattaaaagaacaaGTGAATATAGTAGaagaaatattaatgatCCAAGAAATTTAAGACAAAGCTTacaatcaaaaaatatattagatcAAATAcaagaagaaagaaaatcaatatatggatatacaaatgataataataatatatttaatgaaaaaagatATGATActgaagaaaataatcataataataatatttcttcctattcttcaaataattcatcttcttcatcttcttcctcaacatcatcatcatcatcatcatcttcatcatcatcatctacATCATCTGCATCATCACCATCCTCAGCAACATCgtcatcttcttcatcttcttaTTGTAGTAATAGAAATTCTTCAAATAGTGCTCATTCAAATTATAAaactaataataatcataaaagaatatcaaaaaggaaaaaacatataaaacataaaaaacaTTCAACATCTTCATCTCCAAAATCATCAAGAATATCTAATCGATCCTCATCAAATTCTCaagatgaatataataatacctCATCTAAATTTTCTACACAATCAAAAGGTCGTTCAGCGTCACATACATCATCATGTGTATCGTCGCATACGTCTTACAAACATTCATCAAGATTATCATCACATTCATCAACCTCTTCCTCTGCCTCAAATAGTTATTCCAGTCGTTCTAGAGGAAGATCACATTTGAGAAATAAACATGGAcgttcaaaaaaaaataaaagagaaaaggaaagaaaaaaaagtagATCAACAACTAGACacaaatgaacaaataataaaaagtgatgatatttattcatatttttgaaatctgttcctatatatatatttttttttttttttatgttcatttatgtttacatattattatgaattatCTTTCATTTAAGGTATCCTAAAGGTTCCAAATAAAATGTTGCATATGGACATATaaacattatatttaaaatgtgATAGAAAtgttatattgttatattgttatattgttattttttattttgttatttttttaatttttaattttaattttttaatatatatttttttttttttgtttataatgtaaaaatatatttttttatatatatggccCGAAAAGAGGAAGATTTACAGAATTTTATAAtgaaatgtaaatatatatatatgatacatacatatatatatatttattatatcccTTTTAATTCAGGAATAatttatagatataaaaaaaaaagaaaatatatatatatatatatatatatatatatatatatatatatttatttattatgtgccttttatatcaaaatatattattatgtattttttattttaaatttatcttttaataacatttttgatatttttacttttaattaaaaaattatttatttgtaaaaaaaaaaaaaaaaaaagtcagGAATGATGTCGGGTCGAGTTGATAAGAAATgattgaataatataaaagaaagaaaaaagtatattatatattatataaataaataatatatataatataatatagttTTGTATGTTGgccaaaataatatagagataaatatataacatataattatatatatatataattatatatatatatatttattttttttttaataaggataataaaaatatatatgtatatataatatttattttatagtatatatatatatatatatattatttaaaaaatatattatatatataaat is a window encoding:
- a CDS encoding epsin, putative, translated to MLLFKKVNSKVLSINNYLQKYLESNQFEKNLKEALNNKNYGVSNSLLYDLSISTYDVNYYKRVMTEVFKAIQEKPSRWRRIYKGLKLCEYVMKNGCEYFISDVKDKEELIKKLTHFTHLEDLKDKGIGIRDISNNILRLLKDNKYLKNERIEAAKYANICTNIESKPIEKKGFFSNRKKKKHKIKRTSEYSRRNINDPRNLRQSLQSKNILDQIQEERKSIYGYTNDNNNIFNEKRYDTEENNHNNNISSYSSNNSSSSSSSSTSSSSSSSSSSSSTSSASSPSSATSSSSSSSYCSNRNSSNSAHSNYKTNNNHKRISKRKKHIKHKKHSTSSSPKSSRISNRSSSNSQDEYNNTSSKFSTQSKGRSASHTSSCVSSHTSYKHSSRLSSHSSTSSSASNSYSSRSRGRSHLRNKHGRSKKNKREKERKKSRSTTRHK